A genomic stretch from Glaciecola nitratireducens FR1064 includes:
- the yjgA gene encoding ribosome biogenesis factor YjgA, with protein sequence MNADYNPEPLLDENGEIIKSKTQLKQDAEDIKQLGVALVEFSNAQLDEIPMNDELREAIQLANRINKKKDGFRRQLQLIGKILRQCDLEQIEDGINRLRAHHLRTNTHFHELEQLRDDIVNKGDSAIQSLLDEHPDLDRQKLRQMHRQAVKQKEAEKPPKAAREIFQYLKQNIEE encoded by the coding sequence ATGAATGCCGATTATAACCCCGAGCCACTTCTTGATGAAAATGGCGAAATAATAAAAAGTAAGACTCAGCTTAAGCAAGATGCGGAAGACATAAAACAATTAGGTGTCGCTTTAGTTGAGTTTTCAAATGCGCAGTTGGATGAAATTCCAATGAACGATGAATTACGTGAAGCAATTCAATTAGCTAATCGTATTAACAAGAAGAAGGACGGTTTTAGACGTCAACTTCAATTGATTGGCAAGATATTGCGACAGTGCGATCTTGAGCAAATTGAAGATGGGATCAACAGACTTCGAGCGCATCACCTAAGAACAAATACTCACTTCCACGAGCTTGAGCAACTTCGAGACGACATTGTGAATAAAGGCGATAGCGCAATTCAGTCTCTTTTAGATGAACATCCTGATTTAGACCGACAAAAGCTAAGGCAAATGCATCGTCAGGCCGTTAAGCAGAAAGAGGCTGAAAAACCACCAAAAGCTGCACGCGAAATTTTTCAGTATTTAAAACAAAACATTGAAGAGTAG
- a CDS encoding Ig-like domain-containing protein encodes MTVKVLKVFSVLFFALSLAACNGASGDNEIVGETDSAVTSLSVSVLNANCDAVAGNAFILGETVCVQATLAQNGAPLVGEIISFEAGIGELSAATKLTDSSGVAQITLTSANGNVGAASIDASFGELTAVANYEFLSAATVSPKLPSITISLLNEQGNPISRFKANEVVQVRASLLNSDDTPIVNEIVSFQSTSGAVSVTQALTNDQGIALAALTTSELELGAASISATFSINGESVSNSLNFEVQSIDTVNDNVVRFGYFEDGVFIENMISLGNASSTDELSISAGATLGVTVALVDENDQVIPTSTPVSFTSRCVQSGDATLDATVNTINGTANATYKDLSCAGGAGNIDTITATINVNSISVTISRDLILTPETAGAIEFISASPENIVLQGTGGQGRESVSTVTFQVTGAQGNPLSQQSVDFSLNTNTGGLTLSPATAITNSEGQVSVKVTAGNVPTSVRVTAQVAISDAQIIQTQSDLLSINTGLPDQNSITLSPSDLNPEALNIDGAEVTIFASLADTFNNPVPDGTTVSFTAEGGRIQPTCNTSNGACSVIWTSANPRVDDHRVTILATAIGHETLIDSNGNNQYDDADGSAIISNDGSGFDVTLPTRSGFVDLSEAWRDDNENRVRDANEIYLDFDASGGAQPDPQNGRFDGPQCTGASCGAESIHVRRAIVLVTSSSAAVISVSNDGVELASNQSAGSATPVLSIPRGNSAFFQYTYSDTAGQPIASGSSIVATASAGALNGTVDDIMPQSNLNAGRTREFTVTNNLLAADTTIDTTVSINITSPSGVVSSLSFVVTLD; translated from the coding sequence ATGACAGTAAAAGTATTAAAAGTATTTTCAGTGCTATTTTTTGCGCTTTCTTTAGCCGCCTGCAATGGTGCCTCGGGTGACAATGAAATAGTTGGCGAAACAGATTCAGCTGTTACCTCACTATCAGTTAGCGTACTAAATGCGAATTGCGATGCAGTTGCAGGCAATGCTTTTATACTCGGTGAAACAGTTTGCGTTCAAGCGACGCTTGCCCAAAATGGTGCTCCGCTTGTCGGGGAAATCATTAGCTTTGAAGCCGGCATAGGCGAGCTTTCAGCGGCAACAAAGCTAACAGATAGCAGTGGCGTTGCTCAAATTACCTTGACTTCAGCTAACGGAAACGTCGGTGCGGCCTCAATTGATGCGTCTTTTGGCGAATTAACAGCTGTAGCGAACTACGAATTTTTATCCGCGGCGACTGTAAGCCCTAAACTTCCATCCATAACGATAAGTCTACTGAACGAGCAAGGTAATCCAATTTCGCGCTTTAAAGCGAATGAAGTCGTGCAGGTACGCGCCTCATTATTAAATAGCGACGACACCCCCATCGTTAATGAGATCGTTAGCTTTCAAAGCACGTCGGGAGCTGTTTCGGTAACGCAAGCGCTAACTAACGATCAAGGCATCGCACTGGCTGCACTGACAACGTCTGAGCTAGAATTAGGCGCAGCGTCGATATCAGCAACTTTTAGTATTAATGGGGAATCTGTCAGCAACTCTTTAAATTTTGAAGTGCAGTCAATTGATACCGTTAACGATAATGTTGTGCGCTTTGGTTACTTTGAAGACGGTGTTTTTATCGAGAATATGATTAGCTTAGGTAATGCATCTTCTACTGACGAGCTTTCTATCAGTGCTGGCGCAACGCTAGGAGTAACGGTCGCATTGGTTGACGAAAATGACCAAGTAATTCCAACAAGTACACCGGTCTCGTTTACGTCAAGATGTGTTCAAAGTGGTGATGCCACACTTGATGCCACAGTTAACACGATAAATGGGACTGCAAATGCAACTTACAAAGACCTAAGTTGCGCTGGCGGAGCCGGTAATATAGATACCATTACGGCAACCATTAACGTTAATTCCATTAGCGTCACAATTAGTCGCGACCTTATATTGACCCCAGAAACGGCCGGCGCAATTGAATTTATATCTGCTTCACCGGAAAATATCGTGCTGCAAGGCACAGGTGGTCAGGGTCGTGAGTCTGTTTCTACCGTAACCTTTCAGGTAACCGGAGCGCAAGGTAATCCTTTATCTCAGCAATCCGTTGATTTCAGTTTGAATACAAATACAGGCGGTCTGACGCTTTCTCCAGCGACAGCAATTACCAATTCAGAGGGCCAAGTGAGTGTCAAGGTGACCGCAGGGAATGTTCCCACGTCAGTGAGAGTAACAGCACAAGTGGCTATTAGCGACGCACAAATAATTCAAACACAGTCAGACTTGCTGTCAATTAACACCGGTCTTCCTGATCAGAACAGTATTACTTTATCTCCGTCTGATTTAAACCCTGAGGCTCTTAATATCGATGGCGCAGAAGTTACTATTTTCGCGAGCTTAGCGGATACATTTAACAATCCTGTCCCCGACGGCACAACCGTTTCGTTTACCGCTGAAGGAGGCCGCATTCAGCCAACGTGCAATACTTCTAATGGCGCATGTAGCGTGATTTGGACTAGCGCAAACCCAAGGGTCGATGATCACCGTGTCACTATTCTAGCCACTGCAATTGGTCACGAAACGCTTATTGATAGCAATGGTAACAATCAATATGACGATGCTGATGGTTCAGCAATTATAAGCAATGACGGAAGCGGTTTTGACGTTACATTACCTACCAGATCTGGCTTTGTCGATTTAAGTGAAGCTTGGCGCGACGACAACGAGAATAGAGTTAGAGATGCTAATGAAATCTACTTAGACTTTGATGCATCTGGTGGCGCTCAGCCTGATCCACAAAATGGACGTTTCGATGGACCCCAGTGCACAGGAGCTTCTTGTGGAGCTGAGAGTATTCATGTGCGCAGAGCAATCGTCCTTGTAACATCAAGCAGCGCTGCTGTCATTTCGGTTAGTAATGACGGCGTTGAATTAGCCAGCAATCAATCAGCAGGTTCGGCTACCCCGGTATTATCGATTCCTCGCGGGAATAGTGCATTCTTCCAGTACACTTACTCTGATACCGCCGGTCAACCTATCGCAAGCGGTTCTAGCATTGTTGCTACCGCAAGTGCTGGTGCATTGAATGGCACGGTGGACGATATCATGCCTCAGTCAAACCTTAATGCTGGCAGAACAAGGGAGTTCACTGTTACAAACAACCTACTGGCAGCTGATACAACTATAGACACGACGGTAAGCATAAACATCACTTCCCCAAGTGGCGTTGTATCTTCGCTGAGTTTCGTCGTGACATTGGACTAA
- a CDS encoding GGDEF domain-containing protein translates to MNSFWYKPFPQYPRGHMNFWRVRLILHILLISAVMFTTVAAINFIVFSSIELGLLDSVGTILSLGIYAWFRKTGNVALASWMITTAFTALVMYFIFMVNGTANSFMWAILIPPISYFLLGKNWGTVFSAIIFGFCCYIAYQLYDSQPAVEYSLGSFLNIVEVSVALLLMFRFYEGTRSDAYQELSYQNQKIQLLAETDKLTGLFNREKFDQYLINLMSSNDRSKTSLSLLLLDVDHFKQINDSKGHLEGDKILKGLAEVLQSKIRPNDLLARWGGEEFVVVLPDTQVDNAKDFAERLRAHVEQNTIVGVNVSVSIGVTQLTAHDNIDALLSRADKALYKAKHKGRNRIEVISP, encoded by the coding sequence ATGAACAGCTTCTGGTACAAGCCGTTTCCGCAGTATCCGCGCGGGCATATGAATTTTTGGCGGGTGAGATTAATACTGCATATATTATTAATTTCAGCCGTTATGTTCACAACAGTAGCCGCAATTAACTTCATCGTTTTTTCAAGTATTGAATTAGGCCTTTTAGATTCTGTCGGCACAATACTCTCCTTAGGCATTTATGCTTGGTTTCGAAAAACCGGAAATGTTGCCCTTGCCTCGTGGATGATAACAACGGCTTTTACAGCCCTTGTTATGTATTTTATATTCATGGTAAATGGTACTGCGAACTCCTTTATGTGGGCAATTTTGATACCGCCAATATCCTACTTTCTATTAGGAAAAAATTGGGGGACGGTATTTTCTGCGATTATTTTTGGTTTTTGCTGCTATATCGCTTATCAACTATATGATAGTCAACCTGCTGTAGAATACAGTTTGGGGTCATTTTTAAATATTGTAGAAGTGAGTGTTGCCCTATTGCTCATGTTTAGATTTTACGAAGGCACGCGTTCAGACGCTTATCAAGAACTTTCGTACCAAAATCAAAAAATACAGCTGCTTGCAGAAACCGACAAATTGACCGGTTTATTCAACCGAGAAAAATTTGACCAATATCTAATAAACTTAATGAGTTCAAACGATCGATCAAAAACCAGCCTATCGCTACTCCTTTTAGATGTAGATCATTTTAAACAAATTAACGACAGCAAAGGTCATTTAGAAGGCGACAAAATCCTTAAAGGTTTAGCAGAGGTACTACAGAGTAAAATTCGGCCTAACGACCTTTTAGCCAGATGGGGCGGAGAAGAGTTTGTTGTTGTGCTGCCCGATACCCAAGTAGATAACGCTAAAGACTTTGCCGAGCGTCTGCGTGCACATGTCGAGCAAAACACCATAGTTGGCGTTAACGTCTCAGTCAGCATAGGTGTAACCCAATTGACAGCCCATGACAACATCGACGCCTTGTTGTCCAGGGCAGACAAAGCTCTGTATAAAGCAAAACATAAAGGTCGCAATCGAATTGAAGTTATATCACCGTGA
- a CDS encoding efflux RND transporter permease subunit, with product MLSNVIRFSLTQRVFVLIVSLFLFLAGASAWFALPIDAFPEISPTQVKVILKAPGMTAEEIEAQVTLPIETELLGIPDQQILRSTTKYAITDITIDFKEGTDIYWARQQVAERLGNVLPSLPSGIEGGVAPMSTPLSEMFMFSIENPAMSLIERRQLLEWEIRPLLRSINGVADVNILGGFAKTFQISPDPIKLAGIGMSFTQLSEAIQDINQNGSIGRLNIGNDTLIVRSEGRIQNLHELQNIVIANKNNTPIRLQDVAKVNIGHLTRYGSVTRNGVETTEAIVIALKGANTADVIENVSKKLELIQGTLPEGTEINVFYNRKTLIDTAIGTIEEALIIAVALVILLLSLFLGNVRAAIVVSLVLPLSAVCTFLLMNYFNMSANLMSLGGLVIAIGMLVDASVVVVENTVNTLKQNAALPKLHLIFRACKEVAVPVVSGTIIVIIVFSPLLTLTGLEGKLFKPVAITIVFAMLSSLVLSLTVIPALASLLLKADTISEPRFVICLQEKYHAALKRTILKPTPVIIVTLVVLVGSIVLYSLLGKTFMPVLDEGDIIVQLEKSPNISLQASTDLDIQIEKALLANIPEIKQIVARVGSDEIGLDPMSLNETDVFMELAPVETWRFDSKQELIEEIRKVMEGFPGINVGFTQPIQMRVSEMLTGSTGDVSIKVFGNDIAVLAKLAEQISEKARTLEGSVDVNASVIEGGDFLNIRLKPEIASAYNMTIAELSLFVKSQIESTELSTLIEGKKKTPIVFGLTSSSKLKPGTINDLQQMTILMPDASLMPLSSIANVSFKQGPILIERENSNRFAVVTTNVEERDIVGFVEELKELLATSLDLPVGYTLNFGGEFENQQRAATNLMLVIPIALGLILIILFTTFGALSKAGLILANIPFATMGGVIALYLSGEFLSVPASVGFIALLGVAVLNGVVMVSYFEQTRFEVTNVVDRIVLGAKRRLRPVLMTASTAMFGLFPLAFATGPGAEIQKPLAIVVIGGLFTSTFTTLFLIPVFYIWLENRRGANTK from the coding sequence ATGCTAAGTAATGTTATTCGTTTTTCCCTCACTCAGCGTGTATTTGTACTCATTGTATCTCTGTTTTTGTTTTTAGCCGGCGCTTCCGCTTGGTTTGCATTACCAATTGATGCTTTTCCGGAAATTTCTCCAACTCAAGTAAAAGTCATATTGAAAGCGCCGGGCATGACTGCTGAGGAAATTGAAGCACAAGTAACGCTGCCAATCGAAACTGAGCTCTTAGGTATTCCAGATCAACAAATCCTTCGCTCAACCACTAAATACGCAATAACTGATATCACTATCGACTTCAAAGAAGGCACCGATATTTATTGGGCGCGCCAGCAGGTAGCTGAGCGTTTGGGTAACGTATTACCGTCTTTACCTTCTGGAATTGAGGGAGGCGTCGCGCCAATGAGTACGCCATTGAGCGAGATGTTTATGTTCTCAATAGAAAACCCCGCTATGAGCCTGATTGAACGGCGGCAGCTTTTAGAATGGGAAATCCGTCCACTTTTGAGAAGCATCAACGGTGTGGCTGACGTTAACATCTTAGGAGGCTTCGCTAAAACATTCCAAATTAGTCCCGATCCAATAAAGCTGGCTGGTATTGGAATGTCGTTTACACAGTTAAGTGAAGCGATTCAAGACATTAACCAAAATGGCAGCATTGGACGCTTGAATATTGGCAACGATACGCTGATTGTTCGCTCAGAAGGGCGCATACAGAATCTCCACGAACTGCAAAACATAGTGATTGCAAACAAAAACAATACCCCCATTCGCTTGCAGGACGTCGCAAAGGTTAATATCGGCCATCTCACTCGCTACGGTTCAGTCACACGCAATGGCGTAGAAACAACAGAAGCTATCGTGATCGCATTAAAAGGAGCAAATACGGCTGATGTGATAGAGAACGTTTCAAAAAAGCTTGAGCTCATACAGGGAACATTGCCCGAAGGGACTGAAATAAATGTGTTTTATAACCGAAAAACACTTATTGATACTGCTATTGGCACTATCGAAGAGGCGCTTATTATTGCCGTTGCTCTGGTAATATTGCTGCTCTCATTATTTCTTGGCAATGTGCGCGCTGCTATCGTGGTCTCGTTGGTATTGCCGCTGTCGGCCGTTTGTACCTTTTTATTGATGAACTATTTTAATATGTCCGCCAACTTAATGAGTTTAGGTGGCTTAGTTATTGCGATAGGTATGCTGGTAGATGCATCTGTTGTAGTGGTTGAGAATACCGTTAATACGCTTAAACAAAATGCCGCCTTACCGAAATTGCATCTAATTTTTCGTGCCTGCAAAGAAGTTGCGGTTCCAGTGGTGTCGGGAACGATCATTGTCATTATCGTTTTCTCCCCGCTGCTAACGCTAACAGGACTAGAAGGTAAGCTATTTAAGCCAGTCGCCATTACCATCGTATTTGCCATGCTTTCGTCATTGGTATTGTCGCTCACCGTAATACCTGCGCTAGCCTCACTATTGCTCAAAGCCGATACTATCAGCGAGCCGCGTTTCGTAATTTGCTTGCAAGAGAAATATCACGCTGCACTAAAACGCACAATATTGAAACCTACTCCTGTGATAATAGTCACCCTAGTAGTGTTAGTCGGCAGTATCGTACTTTATAGCCTGCTCGGAAAAACCTTTATGCCCGTACTTGATGAGGGCGACATTATTGTGCAGCTAGAAAAGTCGCCCAACATTTCGTTGCAGGCTTCAACCGATCTAGACATTCAAATCGAGAAGGCCTTACTTGCCAATATCCCCGAAATTAAGCAAATTGTAGCACGAGTTGGCTCTGATGAAATTGGCTTGGACCCAATGAGTTTAAATGAAACTGATGTTTTCATGGAGCTGGCACCTGTCGAAACTTGGCGCTTTGATAGCAAACAAGAACTCATTGAAGAAATTCGCAAGGTAATGGAAGGCTTTCCTGGCATCAACGTTGGCTTTACGCAACCTATTCAAATGCGCGTTTCTGAAATGCTCACGGGCAGTACAGGTGATGTTTCAATTAAAGTATTCGGCAACGATATTGCGGTATTAGCCAAACTAGCAGAACAGATAAGTGAAAAAGCGCGAACGTTAGAAGGTAGCGTTGACGTTAATGCCTCTGTAATTGAAGGCGGTGACTTCTTGAACATAAGGCTAAAGCCAGAAATTGCCAGTGCTTACAATATGACAATAGCTGAGCTCTCGCTGTTTGTTAAGTCGCAAATTGAATCTACGGAGCTTTCAACCTTAATTGAAGGTAAGAAAAAAACGCCCATCGTATTTGGGCTAACGAGCTCCAGCAAACTCAAACCTGGAACAATCAACGATCTACAACAAATGACGATATTGATGCCAGATGCCAGTTTAATGCCGCTTTCAAGCATAGCTAATGTATCGTTTAAACAAGGACCAATCCTAATAGAGCGTGAAAACAGCAATAGATTTGCGGTTGTTACTACAAACGTAGAAGAAAGAGATATTGTTGGTTTTGTCGAGGAACTGAAAGAGCTTCTTGCAACATCACTAGACTTACCGGTCGGTTATACACTTAATTTTGGCGGCGAATTTGAAAATCAACAAAGAGCAGCAACTAATCTTATGCTCGTTATTCCTATCGCACTTGGCTTGATCCTCATTATTTTATTTACCACATTTGGCGCCTTGAGCAAGGCCGGTTTAATATTAGCCAATATTCCCTTTGCGACAATGGGTGGCGTTATCGCACTTTATTTAAGCGGGGAGTTTTTGTCTGTGCCAGCTTCTGTAGGCTTTATTGCTTTGCTTGGTGTGGCCGTCTTGAACGGTGTCGTCATGGTCAGTTATTTTGAACAAACTAGGTTTGAAGTAACCAACGTAGTTGACCGCATTGTTCTTGGTGCAAAACGACGGTTACGCCCAGTGTTAATGACAGCCAGCACCGCAATGTTTGGCCTTTTCCCACTTGCTTTTGCAACCGGACCGGGTGCTGAGATTCAAAAACCGCTTGCCATTGTCGTAATTGGTGGTTTATTTACCTCTACTTTTACGACTTTGTTTTTAATTCCCGTGTTTTATATTTGGTTGGAGAATCGCCGTGGCGCTAACACAAAATGA
- a CDS encoding DUF3240 family protein: MALTQNDLMLVAIVPEDLKDKVVDTLMGETFISGFSLAKIQGFSKEHSHYNIREQVEGYRDFFRFEVLHQASTSEQLCELLGKTNNDKRIRYWILPLIEAGVL, translated from the coding sequence GTGGCGCTAACACAAAATGATCTGATGCTCGTCGCAATTGTGCCTGAAGATTTGAAAGATAAAGTAGTCGATACACTAATGGGGGAAACCTTCATAAGCGGATTCAGCTTAGCCAAAATTCAAGGCTTTAGTAAGGAACATAGCCACTACAATATTAGAGAACAGGTTGAAGGCTATCGAGACTTTTTTCGGTTTGAAGTACTGCATCAGGCATCTACCTCAGAGCAACTTTGTGAGCTACTCGGTAAAACCAATAACGATAAGAGAATACGCTATTGGATATTGCCGTTAATTGAAGCGGGTGTTTTGTAA
- a CDS encoding DUF885 domain-containing protein: protein MKTFFKWLGIVVLGILIITGAVATHEWKAEKPFSFRVFLDRTLIKQALKSPETMTSIGVFESIGITGHNAHLDDASEAASAAMFTDLADAKQVLLQYKDLNEDQQLSKEIALYLFDTIEGFEKYQHHNYPFNQMSGAQSNFPSFMDAQHAITDVESVQNYISRLSESKRYYEQMMEGLKIREEKGIIPPKFVVRRVIDEMQGFVDKPSTENILYTSLHEKMKKTELIPSEQYDDLLKQTQTQIETTVYPTYKMLIAYFSELEAKAGNNDGIWQIPDGENVYKLALRFFTTTDYSADQIHNIGLAEVDRIQAEILSILGSEGFDISAGFTPAINALANDERFYYPDTDEGREQILLDYQTILDEIDAGLGDAFSLRPKAGMEVKRIPLFKEKTAPGAYYQQPSIDGTRPGVFFANLYDIKATPTYSMRTLAYHEGIPGHHFQIAIAMELEGIPIFRTISPFTAYVEGWALYAEYLAWELGFQDDPFDNIGRLQAELFRAVRLVVDTGIHAKRWTREAAIEYMLLNTGMAESDVTSEIERYIVMPGQATAYKVGMMKILEVRAKAQKALGDKFSLGEFHDVILKNGAVPLDIMERLVDQYIEAKLNAS from the coding sequence ATGAAGACATTCTTTAAATGGCTCGGCATTGTTGTGCTTGGTATTCTTATCATTACAGGTGCAGTTGCAACGCATGAGTGGAAGGCTGAAAAACCTTTTTCTTTCAGAGTATTTCTTGACCGCACACTCATAAAGCAAGCGCTTAAAAGCCCCGAAACAATGACCTCTATTGGCGTGTTTGAGAGCATCGGCATTACAGGTCATAACGCTCACTTAGATGATGCAAGTGAGGCAGCTTCTGCAGCGATGTTCACCGACTTAGCTGATGCCAAGCAGGTGCTTTTACAATATAAAGACCTTAACGAAGACCAGCAGCTCTCAAAAGAAATCGCTTTATACCTGTTTGATACTATCGAAGGATTTGAAAAATATCAGCATCACAACTACCCCTTCAATCAAATGTCTGGTGCGCAAAGCAACTTTCCTAGTTTCATGGATGCCCAGCATGCGATTACCGATGTTGAAAGTGTGCAGAACTACATTTCACGCTTAAGTGAATCAAAGCGTTATTACGAGCAAATGATGGAAGGCCTTAAAATTCGAGAAGAGAAAGGAATTATTCCACCAAAATTTGTTGTGCGTCGCGTAATTGATGAGATGCAAGGATTTGTCGACAAACCTTCCACGGAAAATATTCTTTATACTTCTTTACATGAAAAGATGAAGAAAACAGAGCTCATCCCTTCTGAGCAATATGACGATTTACTCAAGCAGACACAAACGCAGATTGAAACGACGGTTTACCCTACCTATAAAATGCTAATCGCTTACTTTTCAGAACTAGAAGCTAAAGCAGGCAATAACGATGGTATTTGGCAAATTCCTGATGGTGAAAATGTTTACAAACTCGCACTGCGTTTTTTCACAACGACGGACTACAGCGCGGATCAAATTCATAATATCGGATTAGCTGAAGTTGATCGTATTCAAGCCGAAATCTTAAGCATCCTTGGCAGTGAAGGCTTTGATATCAGCGCGGGTTTTACACCTGCTATTAATGCTCTGGCAAATGACGAGCGCTTTTATTATCCTGATACAGATGAAGGACGCGAACAAATTTTGCTTGACTACCAAACTATTTTGGACGAAATAGATGCAGGCTTAGGAGATGCATTTTCGCTAAGGCCCAAGGCCGGAATGGAAGTGAAGCGCATTCCATTGTTTAAGGAAAAAACAGCACCCGGTGCATACTATCAGCAACCCTCTATTGACGGCACACGACCTGGCGTATTCTTTGCCAATTTATACGACATCAAAGCAACGCCAACTTATTCAATGCGCACCTTGGCGTATCATGAAGGTATACCGGGGCACCATTTTCAAATTGCCATTGCGATGGAATTGGAAGGTATACCGATATTCAGAACCATCTCTCCTTTCACTGCTTATGTTGAAGGTTGGGCGCTTTATGCAGAGTATTTAGCGTGGGAATTAGGTTTTCAAGATGACCCTTTTGATAACATTGGTCGACTGCAAGCTGAACTGTTTAGAGCAGTGCGTCTAGTGGTTGATACTGGCATTCATGCAAAGCGCTGGACACGTGAAGCGGCTATTGAATATATGTTGCTTAATACTGGCATGGCTGAATCAGATGTGACATCTGAAATTGAGCGCTATATTGTGATGCCAGGTCAAGCTACTGCTTACAAAGTTGGTATGATGAAAATTCTTGAGGTCAGAGCTAAAGCGCAAAAAGCGTTAGGTGATAAATTTTCATTGGGTGAGTTTCATGATGTCATTTTGAAAAATGGCGCTGTTCCACTAGATATTATGGAAAGATTGGTTGATCAATACATTGAAGCGAAATTGAACGCGAGTTAA
- a CDS encoding Gfo/Idh/MocA family protein, which produces MLNWGVIGCGVIANTFANGLACLDSGKLIACASKSMQRAHAWAESQKSEHNINKVYNSYEALLADEDIDAVYVANTHNFHYESVKLCLQHHKHVLCEKPITLNAKQATELYTLARQNNCFLMEAVWTRFLPAIRMLQKVLSDNTIGEVLSLRADFSINPKLEPSHRLRNKALAGGALLDLGIYPITFSFIVFGEAPENIQSSAVMDSTGVDERSFYLFEYSDGRRASLSSGYSHAAPTEALIAGSSGYIRVPHFLGAQEFTVYVEGQEPQTYSFPFNANEDFSFEIQHMHDCIAQGLQQSPILPQDESIQVMETMDTVRAQWGLRYSEE; this is translated from the coding sequence ATGCTGAATTGGGGAGTTATTGGCTGCGGGGTAATAGCAAACACTTTTGCGAACGGCTTGGCTTGTTTGGACTCAGGAAAACTTATTGCATGTGCTTCAAAATCAATGCAAAGAGCCCATGCTTGGGCTGAGAGTCAAAAATCAGAACACAATATAAATAAAGTCTATAACAGTTATGAAGCATTGCTCGCCGACGAAGACATTGATGCCGTGTATGTGGCTAACACACACAACTTTCATTACGAATCAGTAAAGCTCTGCTTGCAGCATCATAAACACGTATTATGCGAAAAACCAATCACCCTAAATGCAAAACAAGCGACAGAACTCTATACCCTTGCTCGACAAAATAATTGTTTTTTAATGGAGGCCGTTTGGACTCGATTTTTGCCCGCTATTCGCATGTTACAAAAAGTGCTATCGGATAACACTATTGGCGAAGTGCTAAGTTTACGAGCTGATTTTAGTATCAATCCAAAGTTAGAGCCAAGTCATCGATTAAGGAATAAAGCACTTGCAGGCGGCGCTTTATTAGACCTTGGCATTTATCCCATCACCTTCTCATTTATCGTCTTTGGTGAAGCCCCTGAGAATATCCAAAGCTCAGCGGTTATGGACAGCACTGGTGTTGATGAAAGATCGTTTTATTTGTTCGAATACAGCGACGGTCGCAGGGCTTCGTTGTCTTCAGGATATAGCCATGCGGCTCCTACTGAGGCATTAATTGCTGGTTCATCAGGATATATTCGGGTGCCTCACTTTTTGGGCGCACAAGAGTTTACCGTTTACGTTGAAGGGCAGGAACCCCAAACCTATAGCTTTCCTTTCAACGCTAATGAAGACTTTAGTTTTGAAATTCAACACATGCATGATTGTATTGCGCAGGGTTTGCAGCAAAGTCCCATATTGCCTCAAGACGAAAGCATTCAAGTGATGGAAACGATGGACACGGTAAGAGCGCAGTGGGGTTTACGTTACAGCGAAGAATAG